A window of Halopelagius inordinatus genomic DNA:
GGCCGGGGGAGCGACCGCTTCTCGTGGAGCGCCGCCCTCTATCTCGACTGGACGGCCGACGACCCCCTCTCCGTCCCGGACCGGTGAGGTTCTTGTCCCCGGCGACGAGCGTACGCGTATGACCGACGGCGACATCTCGGACGCGCGGACCGGCGATGCGTCCCGTCACGGCCGAACACTCCTCGTCGCTGGCACCGCGAGCCACGTCGGCAAGAGCACCGTCGCCGCGGGCCTCTGCCGCCGCCTCGCCGACCGCGGCGTCTCCGTCGCGCCGTTCAAAGCCCAGAACATGAGCAACAACGCCCGCGCCGTCCCGCGGGCCGACGCCGTCCGAGGACCCGACTCCGAAGACGCGGCCGGAGACGCCTCGGTCTTCGGCGAAGTCGGCGTCTCGCAGTTCGCCCAAGCGCGGGCGGCGCGCGTCCACCCGACGACGGACCACAACCCCGTCCTGTTGAAACCCCGCGGCGACGGCGAGTCACAACTCGTCGTCGACGGCGACGCAGTCGCGCACCTCTCTGCGGGCGACTACTACGAGACGCACTGGGACCGCGCGCGGACGGCGGCGGCGGCGGCCCACGGACGCCTCGCGGACCGCCACGACGTCGTCGTCGCCGAGGGCGCGGGGTCGATAGCGGAGATAAACCTCCACGACAGGGACTTGGCGAACGTCGAGACGGCGCGCTTCGCCGACGCGGACGTGCTTCTCGTCGCCGACATCGAACGCGGCGGCGTGTTCGCGTCGCTTCTCGGAACGCTCGAACTGATGCCCGACGACGTGCGCGAACGCGTCGTCGGCGCGGCGGTGACGAAGTTCCGCGGCGACCGGTCGATTCTGGCCCCCGGACTCGACGCCTTCGAGGAGCGAACGGGCGTCCCGATTGTGGCCGTCCTGCCGTACGACGACCCCGGACTCCCCGAGGAGGACAGCGTCTCTCTCCCCGCCGAGGACGAACGCGCGACGCTCGGCGGAGAGCGGAGGCGGGAGGCGTCGTCGCCCGACGGCGCGGACGACGAGGGCGTCACCGTCGCCGTCCCGCGCCTGCCGCGCATCTCGAACGCGACTGACCTCGAACCTCTCGCGGC
This region includes:
- a CDS encoding cobyric acid synthase, with protein sequence MTDGDISDARTGDASRHGRTLLVAGTASHVGKSTVAAGLCRRLADRGVSVAPFKAQNMSNNARAVPRADAVRGPDSEDAAGDASVFGEVGVSQFAQARAARVHPTTDHNPVLLKPRGDGESQLVVDGDAVAHLSAGDYYETHWDRARTAAAAAHGRLADRHDVVVAEGAGSIAEINLHDRDLANVETARFADADVLLVADIERGGVFASLLGTLELMPDDVRERVVGAAVTKFRGDRSILAPGLDAFEERTGVPIVAVLPYDDPGLPEEDSVSLPAEDERATLGGERRREASSPDGADDEGVTVAVPRLPRISNATDLEPLAAEPGVRVAFIPLDSDLSAADAVVLPGTKNTADDLLACRESGFHDRLRAFDGPVVGLCGGYQLLGERLLAADAEGTGDRSDIHGIGLLPVETTFSREKRVAAVEWSLEGSGPLSGATGPVSGYEIHAGETRATEAVETPFTDPETGESDASLGARRGDVVGTYLHGLFENDAARAAFVRRVFDSAGRERPALGTDSESGDSRPADPYDRAATLVSEIPLDALFGADAAFAPDFEA